From a region of the Salvelinus alpinus chromosome 2, SLU_Salpinus.1, whole genome shotgun sequence genome:
- the LOC139567684 gene encoding ATPase family AAA domain-containing protein 5-like isoform X1 codes for MLLSPYLAIEKKAGCSKSNDITKYFSITPQPLGRKSLISEQAKEKPKMVPCHIGGSSDEVPLSVSRSTSRLHRFKQNRYPEARTSLIKDSFCSDPPNNVKMISESNCSSADTAFRGRAVMGSVDLAQVTGRCHGAGVGLGSGQSEIACTLTIQAAVQSASGTTRVSDEKVATIFTRKRDTNKANSPQHSERWILNWCSRSTLKHNQTERKGSITSGWRDKLSGSARKGTLEEVKLSNPLFPVRRVFTMLLKKYKHKILESESPETEIGATSPSSVGKRKHQNEKEDPETVRKRQRSSPGLEETSLTGYSPSLEDQVRGSLIPSSRGQPRRSRLSRTQRLRRQQQESQGLGIGHELTPNPPNQAESPQKVYPAQPQQCLRTVHNIEDLLWTEKYRPQHSSEVIGNSVSVKKLHSWLKKWKRRADCEERRKERDRKLEENANSNDSWDCGDFQGEARVEEDGEEDLCSTMLITGPPGVGKTASVYACAQELGFKVFEVNASSQRSGRHILTQLKEATQSHLVEIQGSTTFKPSHLSSYNNTSTKSDTVASKVASPRKVYSSYRKGPQPPRSSHHKRGGSAASMMLANFFKKKSKPEITNLDGPSLSTKQDEHLPNIFVSLKTVKKADIINPPLVSQLSPDMEEPPTGSRSKRMSTSLILFEEVDVVFDDDVGFLTAIKTFMTTTKRPVILTTSDPSFKAKFDGDFEAILFKTPSVVNVCSYLQLLCLAENVRMDAGDITSLVSLNQIDIRRSLLQLQLWACSGGGQASQRATPLKDPAGGVHGTLDVAAVEDIAVGENTSPRHPPYDVGCTQSMLGLLNSGPSHDLQTTLKCQSWAKPDIIKLMEILTESWRRGVALLYLNLELLLPLPVRTQPSPLLTPKKVTCPRLQSEPTPPDIHHPQILDQTSPVKVSFGSRLRRKKCVPTSDSRSAHSMLVKPYRASLSLRRAHPSVSTITETINDKLQTEKAADGLVYHCLDAITDFMDLMSFIDTSLPSESSHKAGPCRPGSFLWTGAEVKDGLLDEMREEDGGCRWWCERTLEIQAAVEGLGFHRCLARVSEGWAGSQRLEGEQRGRVMEKLTLPLAPPRQSFNVSQTTSCDPSVVERRYDIIRTVLSSRAFCTLGNKQAVALDYLPVLRTMCQSERTQQGQGSSIHLGLPKATVRLLADDFP; via the exons ATGTTGTTATCGCCCTACTTGGCCATTGAGAAGAAGGCTGGGTGCTCAAAATCCAACGACATCACAAAGTACTTCAGTATAACCCCACAACCTCTTGGGAGGAAGAGCCTAATTTCTGAGCAGGCGAAAGAGAAACCTAAGATGGTGCCTTGTCATATTGGGGGGTCTTCTGATGAGgtgcctctctctgtgtcacgGTCAACCAGTAGGCTGCACAGATTCAAGCAGAACAGATACCCCGAAGCAAGAACAAGCCTCATCAAGGATAGCTTCTGCTCagaccctcctaataatgttaaaATGATTTCAGAGTCAAACTGCTCCAGTGCTGACACGGCATTCAGGGGCAGGGCAGTGATGGGGTCAGTGGACCTGGCTCAAGTCACTGGCCGATGCCATGGAGCAGGAGTTGGACTCGGATCTGGTCAGAGTGAAATAGCATGTACCCTCACAATTCAAGCAGCGGTGCAGTCTGCCTCCGGGACAACCAGGGTCTCAGATGAGAAAGTGGCAACCATTTTCACCAGGAAACGGGACACTAATAAGGCCAATAGTCCCCAACACTCAGAGAGATGGATTTTGAATTGGTGTTCCAGGTCAACACTTAAACACAACCAGACTGAGAGGAAGGGGTCGATTACTTCTGGTTGGAGAGATAAGTTGTCAGGGTCTGCCCGCAAGGGGACTCTTGAAGAGGTCAAATTgtctaacccactgttcccagtgaGAAGAGTCTTCACTATGCTGCTGAAGAAATACAAACATAAAATTCTGGAGTCGGAAAGTCCCG AGACAGAGATAGGCGCTACATCTCCTAGCTCTGTAGGAAAGAGGAAACATCAGAATGAGAAGGAGGACCCTGAAACCGTACGCAAGCGCCAAAGGTCTAGCCCGGGGTTAGAGGAGACCAGCTTGACTGGGTATAGTCCCTCTTTAGAAGACCAAGTCAGGGGGTCTCTTATCCCCTCTTCCAGGGGTCAGCCTAGAAGAAGCAGGCTGAGCCGAACACAGAGACTCAGGCGGCAACAGCAGGAAAGTCAAGGTCTGGGGATAGGTCATGAACTGACCCCTAACCCACCAAACCAAGCAGAATCTCCTCAGAAGGTTTATCCTGCCCAACCACAGCAATGCCTTAGGACAG TTCACAACATTGAGGATTTGCTGTGGACAGAGAAGTACCGCCCTCAGCACTCCAGTGAGGTAATAGGCAACTCTGTCTCTGTAAAGAAGCTACACAG TTGGTTAAAGAAATGGAAACGGAGAGCTGACTgtgaagagaggagaaaagagcgAGACAGGAAACTAGAGGAGAACGCCAACAGcaatg ACTCGTGGGACTGTGGTGACTTCCAGGGAGAGGCTAGAGTGGAGGAGGACGGGGAGGAAGATCTGTGTAGCACCATGCTGATCACAGGACCTCCAGGGGTGGGCAAGACTGCCTCAGTATACGCCTGCGCTCAGGAGCTAGGCTTCAAG GTGTTCGAAGTGAACGCCTCCTCCCAGCGCAGTGGTCGCCACATCCTGACTCAACTGAAGGAGGCCACCCAATCTCACCTGGTGGAGATCCAGGGAAGCACCACCTTCAAACCATCTCATCTCAGTAGCTACAACAACACTTCAACTAAATCTGACACAGTAGCTA GTAAAGTGGCCTCTCCCAGAAAGGTTTACTCATCCTATAGGAAGGGGCCTCAGCCCCCTCGTAGCTCCCACCATAAGAGAGGTGGCAGTGCAGCCTCCATGATGCTGGCTAACTTCTTCAAGAAGAAGAGTAAACCAGAGATCACAAACTTAGATGGCCCTTCGTTATCTACAAAACAGGATGAGCACCTACCAAACA TTTTTGTCTCTCTCAAGACCGTGAAGAAGGCAGATATTATTAACCCTCCGTTAGTCAGTCAACTGTCACCAGACATGGAAGAGCCACCAACAGGTAGCCGGAGTAAAAGGATGTCCACATCACTGATTCTATTTGAAGAG GTTGACGTCGTATTCGATGATGATGTGGGATTCCTCACAGCAATCAAGACCTTCATGACGACAACCAAGAGACCTGTGATACTGACcactagtg ATCCCTCCTTCAAAGCAAAGTTTGACGGCGACTTTGAAGCGATCCTTTTTAAAACCCCTTCAGTA GTGAATGTTTGCAGTTATCTGCAGCTGCTGTGTCTGGCTGAGAACGTCAGGATGGATGCTGGGGACATCACCTCTCTGGTGAGCCTAAACCAGATAGACATTAGACGTAGCCTACTGCAGCTGCAGCTCTGGGCCTGCAGTGGAGGAGGACAAGCATCTCAGAGGGCAACCCCACTGAAGGACCCTGCAGGTGGTGTGCATGGAA CTCTGGATGTTGCTGCAGTGGAAGACATTGCAGTGGGTGAAAATACTTCTCCCCGCCATCCTCCCTATGACGTGGGCTGCACTCAGAGCATGCTGGGGCTCCTGAACTCTGGCCCCAGCCATGACCTGCAGACCACTCTAAAG TGCCAGTCCTGGGCTAAACCAGACATCATCAAGCTGATGGAGATCCTTACTGAGAGCTGGAGGAGAGGTGTAGCTTTGCTCTACTTGAACCTGGAGCTCCTCCTTCCCCTACCAGTCAGGACCCAGCccagtcctctcctcaccccaaAGAAAGTGACTTGCCCTAGGCTTCAGAGTGAGCCAACACCCCCTGACATCCACCACCCTCAGATCCTGGATCAGACCAGTCCAGTTAAGGTGTCCTTCGGCTCCAGGCTGAGGAGAAAGAAATGTGTGCCTACATCTGATTCCAGATCAGCTCACAGCATGTTAGTAAAGCCTTACAGAGCCTCACTGTCTCTGAGGAGGGCTCATCCAAGTGTATCAACTATTACTGAGACTATTAATGACAAACTTCAAACTGAGAAGGCGGCAGATGGCTTGGTGTACCACTGCTTAGATGCAATAACTGACTTTATGGACCTCATGTCCTTCATTGATACCTCTCTACCGAGTGAGTCTTCACATAAGGCTGGCCCATGCAGACCAGGGTCTTTTCTCTGGACAGGGGCGGAGGTGAAGGATGGACTGCTagatgagatgagagaggaggatgggggcTGTAGGTGGTGGTGTGAGAGGACATTGGAGATCCAGGCTGCAGTAGAGGGCCTGGGCTTCCACAGGTGCCTGGCCAGGGTGTCTGAGGGGTGGGCTGGATCCCAGAGGCTGGAGGGGGAGCAGAGGGGGAGGGTGATGGAGAAACTCACCCTCCCTCTCGCCCCACCCAGACAAAGTTTCAATGTCAGTCAGACCACTTCCTGTGATCCTAG TGTGGTCGAAAGGAGATATGACATCATCAGAACCGTCCTCTCAAGCAGAGCCTTCTGCACCTTGGGAAACAAGCAAGCTGTTGCCTTGGACTACCTACCTGTCCTCCGCACCATGTGCCAATCAGAGAGAACTCAGCAGGGCCAAGGCAG CAGTATTCACCTGGGCCTCCCTAAGGCTACTGTGAGACTCCTTGCAGATGATTTCCCATGA
- the LOC139567684 gene encoding ATPase family AAA domain-containing protein 5-like isoform X2 gives MLLSPYLAIEKKAGCSKSNDITKYFSITPQPLGRKSLISEQAKEKPKMVPCHIGGSSDEVPLSVSRSTSRLHRFKQNRYPEARTSLIKDSFCSDPPNNVKMISESNCSSADTAFRGRAVMGSVDLAQVTGRCHGAGVGLGSGQSEIACTLTIQAAVQSASGTTRVSDEKVATIFTRKRDTNKANSPQHSERWILNWCSRSTLKHNQTERKGSITSGWRDKLSGSARKGTLEEVKLSNPLFPVRRVFTMLLKKYKHKILESESPETEIGATSPSSVGKRKHQNEKEDPETVRKRQRSSPGLEETSLTGYSPSLEDQVRGSLIPSSRGQPRRSRLSRTQRLRRQQQESQGLGIGHELTPNPPNQAESPQKVYPAQPQQCLRTVHNIEDLLWTEKYRPQHSSEVIGNSVSVKKLHSWLKKWKRRADCEERRKERDRKLEENANSNDSWDCGDFQGEARVEEDGEEDLCSTMLITGPPGVGKTASVYACAQELGFKVFEVNASSQRSGRHILTQLKEATQSHLVEIQGSTTFKPSHLSSYNNTSTKSDTVASKVASPRKVYSSYRKGPQPPRSSHHKRGGSAASMMLANFFKKKSKPEITNLDGPSLSTKQDEHLPNIFVSLKTVKKADIINPPLVSQLSPDMEEPPTGSRSKRMSTSLILFEEVDVVFDDDVGFLTAIKTFMTTTKRPVILTTSDPSFKAKFDGDFEAILFKTPSVVNVCSYLQLLCLAENVRMDAGDITSLVSLNQIDIRRSLLQLQLWACSGGGQASQRATPLKDPAGGVHGTLDVAAVEDIAVGENTSPRHPPYDVGCTQSMLGLLNSGPSHDLQTTLKCQSWAKPDIIKLMEILTESWRRGVALLYLNLELLLPLPVRTQPSPLLTPKKVTCPRLQSEPTPPDIHHPQILDQTSPVKVSFGSRLRRKKCVPTSDSRSAHSMLVKPYRASLSLRRAHPSVSTITETINDKLQTEKAADGLVYHCLDAITDFMDLMSFIDTSLPSESSHKAGPCRPGSFLWTGAEVKDGLLDEMREEDGGCRWWCERTLEIQAAVEGLGFHRCLARVSEGWAGSQRLEGEQRGRVMEKLTLPLAPPRQSFNVSQTTSCDPSVVERRYDIIRTVLSSRAFCTLGNKQAVALDYLPVLRTMCQSERTQQGQGSIHLGLPKATVRLLADDFP, from the exons ATGTTGTTATCGCCCTACTTGGCCATTGAGAAGAAGGCTGGGTGCTCAAAATCCAACGACATCACAAAGTACTTCAGTATAACCCCACAACCTCTTGGGAGGAAGAGCCTAATTTCTGAGCAGGCGAAAGAGAAACCTAAGATGGTGCCTTGTCATATTGGGGGGTCTTCTGATGAGgtgcctctctctgtgtcacgGTCAACCAGTAGGCTGCACAGATTCAAGCAGAACAGATACCCCGAAGCAAGAACAAGCCTCATCAAGGATAGCTTCTGCTCagaccctcctaataatgttaaaATGATTTCAGAGTCAAACTGCTCCAGTGCTGACACGGCATTCAGGGGCAGGGCAGTGATGGGGTCAGTGGACCTGGCTCAAGTCACTGGCCGATGCCATGGAGCAGGAGTTGGACTCGGATCTGGTCAGAGTGAAATAGCATGTACCCTCACAATTCAAGCAGCGGTGCAGTCTGCCTCCGGGACAACCAGGGTCTCAGATGAGAAAGTGGCAACCATTTTCACCAGGAAACGGGACACTAATAAGGCCAATAGTCCCCAACACTCAGAGAGATGGATTTTGAATTGGTGTTCCAGGTCAACACTTAAACACAACCAGACTGAGAGGAAGGGGTCGATTACTTCTGGTTGGAGAGATAAGTTGTCAGGGTCTGCCCGCAAGGGGACTCTTGAAGAGGTCAAATTgtctaacccactgttcccagtgaGAAGAGTCTTCACTATGCTGCTGAAGAAATACAAACATAAAATTCTGGAGTCGGAAAGTCCCG AGACAGAGATAGGCGCTACATCTCCTAGCTCTGTAGGAAAGAGGAAACATCAGAATGAGAAGGAGGACCCTGAAACCGTACGCAAGCGCCAAAGGTCTAGCCCGGGGTTAGAGGAGACCAGCTTGACTGGGTATAGTCCCTCTTTAGAAGACCAAGTCAGGGGGTCTCTTATCCCCTCTTCCAGGGGTCAGCCTAGAAGAAGCAGGCTGAGCCGAACACAGAGACTCAGGCGGCAACAGCAGGAAAGTCAAGGTCTGGGGATAGGTCATGAACTGACCCCTAACCCACCAAACCAAGCAGAATCTCCTCAGAAGGTTTATCCTGCCCAACCACAGCAATGCCTTAGGACAG TTCACAACATTGAGGATTTGCTGTGGACAGAGAAGTACCGCCCTCAGCACTCCAGTGAGGTAATAGGCAACTCTGTCTCTGTAAAGAAGCTACACAG TTGGTTAAAGAAATGGAAACGGAGAGCTGACTgtgaagagaggagaaaagagcgAGACAGGAAACTAGAGGAGAACGCCAACAGcaatg ACTCGTGGGACTGTGGTGACTTCCAGGGAGAGGCTAGAGTGGAGGAGGACGGGGAGGAAGATCTGTGTAGCACCATGCTGATCACAGGACCTCCAGGGGTGGGCAAGACTGCCTCAGTATACGCCTGCGCTCAGGAGCTAGGCTTCAAG GTGTTCGAAGTGAACGCCTCCTCCCAGCGCAGTGGTCGCCACATCCTGACTCAACTGAAGGAGGCCACCCAATCTCACCTGGTGGAGATCCAGGGAAGCACCACCTTCAAACCATCTCATCTCAGTAGCTACAACAACACTTCAACTAAATCTGACACAGTAGCTA GTAAAGTGGCCTCTCCCAGAAAGGTTTACTCATCCTATAGGAAGGGGCCTCAGCCCCCTCGTAGCTCCCACCATAAGAGAGGTGGCAGTGCAGCCTCCATGATGCTGGCTAACTTCTTCAAGAAGAAGAGTAAACCAGAGATCACAAACTTAGATGGCCCTTCGTTATCTACAAAACAGGATGAGCACCTACCAAACA TTTTTGTCTCTCTCAAGACCGTGAAGAAGGCAGATATTATTAACCCTCCGTTAGTCAGTCAACTGTCACCAGACATGGAAGAGCCACCAACAGGTAGCCGGAGTAAAAGGATGTCCACATCACTGATTCTATTTGAAGAG GTTGACGTCGTATTCGATGATGATGTGGGATTCCTCACAGCAATCAAGACCTTCATGACGACAACCAAGAGACCTGTGATACTGACcactagtg ATCCCTCCTTCAAAGCAAAGTTTGACGGCGACTTTGAAGCGATCCTTTTTAAAACCCCTTCAGTA GTGAATGTTTGCAGTTATCTGCAGCTGCTGTGTCTGGCTGAGAACGTCAGGATGGATGCTGGGGACATCACCTCTCTGGTGAGCCTAAACCAGATAGACATTAGACGTAGCCTACTGCAGCTGCAGCTCTGGGCCTGCAGTGGAGGAGGACAAGCATCTCAGAGGGCAACCCCACTGAAGGACCCTGCAGGTGGTGTGCATGGAA CTCTGGATGTTGCTGCAGTGGAAGACATTGCAGTGGGTGAAAATACTTCTCCCCGCCATCCTCCCTATGACGTGGGCTGCACTCAGAGCATGCTGGGGCTCCTGAACTCTGGCCCCAGCCATGACCTGCAGACCACTCTAAAG TGCCAGTCCTGGGCTAAACCAGACATCATCAAGCTGATGGAGATCCTTACTGAGAGCTGGAGGAGAGGTGTAGCTTTGCTCTACTTGAACCTGGAGCTCCTCCTTCCCCTACCAGTCAGGACCCAGCccagtcctctcctcaccccaaAGAAAGTGACTTGCCCTAGGCTTCAGAGTGAGCCAACACCCCCTGACATCCACCACCCTCAGATCCTGGATCAGACCAGTCCAGTTAAGGTGTCCTTCGGCTCCAGGCTGAGGAGAAAGAAATGTGTGCCTACATCTGATTCCAGATCAGCTCACAGCATGTTAGTAAAGCCTTACAGAGCCTCACTGTCTCTGAGGAGGGCTCATCCAAGTGTATCAACTATTACTGAGACTATTAATGACAAACTTCAAACTGAGAAGGCGGCAGATGGCTTGGTGTACCACTGCTTAGATGCAATAACTGACTTTATGGACCTCATGTCCTTCATTGATACCTCTCTACCGAGTGAGTCTTCACATAAGGCTGGCCCATGCAGACCAGGGTCTTTTCTCTGGACAGGGGCGGAGGTGAAGGATGGACTGCTagatgagatgagagaggaggatgggggcTGTAGGTGGTGGTGTGAGAGGACATTGGAGATCCAGGCTGCAGTAGAGGGCCTGGGCTTCCACAGGTGCCTGGCCAGGGTGTCTGAGGGGTGGGCTGGATCCCAGAGGCTGGAGGGGGAGCAGAGGGGGAGGGTGATGGAGAAACTCACCCTCCCTCTCGCCCCACCCAGACAAAGTTTCAATGTCAGTCAGACCACTTCCTGTGATCCTAG TGTGGTCGAAAGGAGATATGACATCATCAGAACCGTCCTCTCAAGCAGAGCCTTCTGCACCTTGGGAAACAAGCAAGCTGTTGCCTTGGACTACCTACCTGTCCTCCGCACCATGTGCCAATCAGAGAGAACTCAGCAGGGCCAAGGCAG TATTCACCTGGGCCTCCCTAAGGCTACTGTGAGACTCCTTGCAGATGATTTCCCATGA